Part of the Vigna angularis cultivar LongXiaoDou No.4 chromosome 1, ASM1680809v1, whole genome shotgun sequence genome, tttaataaagaccaattattacttaaaaaatatgtacTTACTCTAATTAGAGATAGCGCAAAAATGAAGGGTGCTATCCTGTTCCATTAGAaaagttgattttgttttttgtttcctCAAACTTCTTTGCTGGTAAATTAGTCAATTTAGACATTTCattttgtcttttaaatttaactagTAAGAAATACACTTTTACTAGGTGGCTGGTTTTcctcaataatttattattattattattattattattattattattattattattattattattattattattgcattgactaaataattgaatattatcATTTCAGGAAGAATCCAGAATTATATGGTGAACTTGCCAAAGGCCAGAGTCCTAAGGTCAGCCACGTTATTTGACTCAGCCATAACTTGGTTTTCATAATTGTCCATTGGGTGGACCGTAGGGTCAAAAATACACTTTCCCTAAACTGTTTAGAATAAAAACAAGCTTTAtgttcataatatattttattttagtttagtttattaAGGTTGTAATACTAAACTGTgtagaataaaaaaacaaaaaaaaacttgtagAATACAAAAGTAAACTGAGgacaattttaaaactttaattacttaaaaaagaaagtttaaTTATGAAGTACGCATGCGTGAACAGCTATTCTACTATGATGCAATCACatttatctaattatttttatatatgtagtTTTCGATATTCATAACACAAAGTTTCCATTGATCTTCTATTACGCATGACATGatgttcttttttaaaaaaatagtgtttgacttattaattaagttttgtaaattaattatgttttgtaaATTACTTATTATTGTGATGTTGCATTTCCCACACTTGCAGTTTCTGGTGTTTGCTTGCTCAGACTCAAGAGTTTGCCCTTCCCATATTCTGGATTTCCAACCGGGTGAAGCGTTTGTTGTCCGAAATATAGCCAACATGGTTCCTCCCTATGACAAGGTTTTCTTTGTCTATTAAGTGTTTGATTTATGTCGTGTAACAACAAAAGAATTCAAATGTACAGTGAAGGAATGTCATAAACATAAACCTTATACTTCAATCCTGAAGTTTGACTTGCCTTTTGTTTCAGACCAAGTATTCAGGAACAGGGGCGGCCATTGAATATGCAGTGCTGCATTTAAAGGTAAATAGCCATTCActttttctataataaattaGTGGGTCGTGCATGTGAAAAGTAGAACGTTTGGTGGTGGAAAATGGCCTTTGCTTCATTATTTATTGGGAGCCACATGCATCTTGTTTTCCCTCTATCACATGAAAGAACTGTTATATGTTAGGAAAATGATCCAGAAAACATTTTTGGATAAGCATAATGAAgtgttatttaatatattgtcTAGTTGATAGATACTGGTAAGACTTGAATTATCAACCTGTAATATATTCTTATGTTATGACAATTTATATGATACTTAATTACTTTCACGTATTCATCAATCTTCCTTTCTCTCTGGAACAGTGTAGAAAAAGATTGTGATGTAAAACATTCTTTATTTAATGTATGCTTTGTATAATACAGTATTGGAAGGTGCTTTATTACAAAATTTGCAAGTCTGGTTTTGTTTAATGggtctcattattttataaacatgaACCAATAATAAAAACACTATTAGGGAATCTGAAAGTCGCACACTCTTATATATTGTTTTGTAGTGTGTAACCCTTTCCAAATTAGGTGGTTCTGGTGAAATTGCAACACCAGTAGCTACCACCCACCACACCTTCCATTCAGAATGatggagaaaataaaagagaaaagagaatagTGGTAGTGGAGCCCAAATGGATGAACAAAATGTGCTCCTTTAAAACTAGAATAGTTGTTTCTTTCCTACTGGTGGCTCTAAAGGGAATGTGTTACAGGTGGAGAATATTGTGGTCATTGGACACAGCTGCTGTGGAGGTATAAAGGGCCTCATGTCCATCCCAGATGATGGGACCACTGCAAGGTATACCCTATTATTGCTTCATCTCATAAAACAAGGATTAAATAATTTTGCCAAAAGGATGATTACTCAAAGTACTTATTATGTTATGagtttatcttatatatatatatatatatatatatatatatatatatatttataaccaCAACACAATAATACATGTCCTTGAGAAAAAGTACGTTTCAAAAGTTTAATCTGTTCTGATAACTTTACAGAACTTCCAACTAACTTGGTGGTCAGTGACACTTTTGCTCAGTCCTAAAATGCTAAGTAGAGTCATTAGTCACATGACAGTCTccaaaagtaaattaaaagttCTAATTCCCAGCTGATGTCCTCTTATATACTGGAAGTTCATGAGAAAGGATACGTGTTTATATCAGAAAATTGATCATATAAAAGGCTTTTTGGGCATATTCTTGATTTGCATTCCttgatgaattttgttttccatgAATGAATTTAACTTTCCACTTAAATCCTCGTTGACTAAACTTCCTTAATGACCTTGTAAATCATTTCTTTCATCAGTGAATTCATAGAGAATTGGGTCCAAATTTGCACCCCGGCAAAGTCCAAGGTTAAAACTGAAGCAGGCACACTAGAATTCTCGGAGCAGTGTACCAACTGCGAGAAGGCAAGCAAAATTTATTTGGGGGCATAATGTTTTTTTCCAAGTCATGTTATACATAGTGGAACAGAAGGCCTTAACCTTATTGGCACTGAAATTTTGTTTGTGATGCAGGAAGCTGTAAATGTATCAGTTGGGAACCTTTTGACTTATCCATTTGTGAGAGATGGTGTTGTGAATAAAACGCTTGCTTTGAAAGGTGCACATTACAATTTCGTTAAGGGTACCTTTGAGCTGTGGGATCTGGACTTCAAAATCTCTAACTCTGTGTCTGTTTAAGATCGGTGAAGCACTAAACCAAAGTGTTCTTAACCCTGTATGCATGTTGTTCATGTACATGATCTTCCCTTTGCAAGTGTTTCATACAAGAATCCCCTTTCCTCAAATCCCCAGAAAAAAAGAAACGAACACTGCTCAAATAATGGTCTTAGTCTTGAGACCAATccataagttatttttttcatcgTTTTGGTTACATTAGGCGAACTTCAGAACTGATCTAGCTACTAAAATCAAGCAATGGATTTGATTTAGTAGAAGATGTGTTCAGAATTTAAATGTGAAAATTCATAAACTCATTATAAGATTTTAGTTTAAAGATACTGTCAGATgtatgtttgattttaattgatGTTGTGTTTTCACTATAAAGTAGAGCCATTAAAATGTTTGATCGTAAAAGAATCTAATTCAGTTGATTAAATAAGATCGATgaattattgtaaatattttatatgtatttaataCCTacgaataaaaaaaacaaaagtcgTAAAGTCTCCAATATAAATGGTcttgaaaatgattttgaatggacaatgttaaatttaaaataaatataaaaggaaCTGCATTCATTATACGTGATAAgaaagatattattatttttttttaaaaagtcaaCATTAATCAggtgattaaaatttgattagtaaaaaaacattacaattaATGTTTAGCCCGTGCAAGTTTGCTTTGCACTGGATAAAAAAAAGAGTCATTTTCTTAAAATGCAATgctctttaaaattttaagggAATGAATTCTCCGTTAATAATTTTGCATTAATAGATTGATATAAAAATAGATAGACAAGATAAATAGCGTTAAATATTCTGttaatgataattatattaattttttaaatgtttttggaaCAGTGGGAAAATAAACCAAAGAATAAAAGTTTAAGGATTTTATTACAAATGTTAAAGGAGATAGGTAAAATATGAGGCCAAATTGCGAAAACAAGAAAACTTAGAAACTTAAAATAACAATATGAAGCGTAAAAAGATCATGTTAAAAATTtgagcaaaagaagaaaaatgttaaatgaGAAAATCAATGCAttcttgaaattatatatatatatatatatatatatatatatatatatatatatatatatatatatatatatatatatatatatatatatatatatatatatatatatataaaggggGAAATTAGTGTTCGTGACACTCCAAGTTTTTTAtctagaaatttaaatatacaaagaTTATAAACGAAgcaagaatatttttaaaatcaaattaatcatcagaaaacaaaattatctttaaaaatcaGGTTCTTTCTCATTctgaaaaatgatttttgaaatCTGAGAATTcgaaaattaagattaaaaaattctGAAGTTGTtgaagaatatttattttaataactacaatttattttatctgtaactatatttataactatatacATATGttgatttttcaattttattcttttaagtaCGATCCAGACCGACCTACCACCCGATCGACCATTCAGGCCGATCTATCACTCGATCGACCACCCAGGCCGACCTACCACCTAGTCGACCATCTAGGTCGACCAACCATCCGGTCGACCATCCAAGTCGACCAACCATCCGGTCGACCATCCAGGCCGACCAACTACCAGGTCAACCACTTAGGCCGACTGACCATCCAGGACCGACCAACCACCGGTTCGACCATTACAAACGATAATAGCTCATTAAAGTTCTAATGAAGATTAAGGCGCGATTGGGCCGTCATTAGGCCGACGAAAGGTAAAAACCTATTACAACAAGTATAAATAAGAGTCCCAGATATAATTTCTGGACGAGGCAGCACATTATGCACATCACATGCATCACTTGTTGTGATAGCCGTTCGGTCACtttactaacttgagcgtcggagtgcctttaagAGGTACCTGCCTATTCGGCTTGGAGAAGGAGGAGGGAGAACGAACAACTTGGAGTGCGAGGACAACTAGGGAGCCCGTCCGCCCGCTTGGAGGAAAGCCCACCCGGTCTTAGCGAGAATGAGCAACGTCCGCCCACTTGGAGCAAAGCCTGCTCGTCCGTCCGCTTGGAGCAAAGCCCACCCGGCCTTCA contains:
- the LOC108331781 gene encoding carbonic anhydrase 2 — encoded protein: MAGQTYEEAIAALTKLISEKTDLGAVAAAKIKQLTTELKSDASKPFNPDERIRTGFDHFKNEKFQKNPELYGELAKGQSPKFLVFACSDSRVCPSHILDFQPGEAFVVRNIANMVPPYDKTKYSGTGAAIEYAVLHLKVENIVVIGHSCCGGIKGLMSIPDDGTTASEFIENWVQICTPAKSKVKTEAGTLEFSEQCTNCEKEAVNVSVGNLLTYPFVRDGVVNKTLALKGAHYNFVKGTFELWDLDFKISNSVSV